In the Geitlerinema sp. PCC 9228 genome, one interval contains:
- a CDS encoding dienelactone hydrolase family protein, whose amino-acid sequence MPNINRRQFIILSSLATGYALCTHPIAASTITTDTEGITTEQVQIPIGGVSIPAYTAMPASGNMFPVVLVVHEIFGVHEYIQDVCRRLAKEGYFAIAPALFARQSDVSQMSDPQTIISEVVSQVPDKQVMDDLNATVTWVAGTGKGNIDKLGITGFCWGGRIVWLYAAHNPRVKAGVAWYGRLQGETTPLTPQHPIDIAGKLQAPVLGLYGGSDRLISVESIQTMRQRLVQSNSPSEIVVYPDASHGFHADYRDSYAKEAAVDGWQRLQVWFRRHDVIYNITLAD is encoded by the coding sequence ATGCCCAACATCAACCGCCGTCAATTTATTATCCTCTCCAGCCTCGCCACTGGCTATGCCCTTTGTACCCATCCCATCGCCGCCAGTACCATCACCACAGACACCGAAGGCATTACCACCGAACAAGTGCAAATCCCCATTGGCGGCGTCTCCATTCCCGCTTATACCGCCATGCCCGCATCGGGAAATATGTTTCCCGTGGTTTTGGTCGTACACGAAATTTTTGGCGTTCACGAATACATCCAAGACGTTTGCCGCCGTTTGGCGAAAGAAGGATATTTTGCGATCGCGCCAGCCTTGTTTGCCCGCCAAAGCGATGTCTCCCAAATGAGCGATCCCCAAACCATCATCTCGGAAGTGGTGTCTCAAGTCCCCGACAAACAAGTTATGGATGACTTGAATGCTACCGTTACCTGGGTTGCCGGCACGGGCAAAGGCAACATCGACAAATTGGGGATTACTGGGTTTTGCTGGGGCGGTCGCATTGTGTGGCTGTATGCCGCCCACAACCCCCGCGTCAAAGCTGGAGTGGCTTGGTATGGTCGTTTGCAGGGAGAAACCACGCCGCTAACCCCGCAACATCCCATCGATATTGCCGGCAAGTTGCAAGCCCCGGTTTTGGGATTGTACGGTGGTAGCGATCGCTTGATTTCCGTAGAAAGCATCCAAACCATGCGCCAACGCCTGGTTCAAAGCAACAGCCCCTCCGAAATTGTGGTTTATCCCGACGCTTCCCACGGGTTCCACGCCGACTATCGGGATTCTTATGCAAAAGAGGCAGCGGTGGATGGCTGGCAGCGATTGCAAGTGTGGTTTCGCCGCCACGATGTGATTTATAACATTACATTAGCGGATTAG
- a CDS encoding NAD(P)H-dependent glycerol-3-phosphate dehydrogenase, which produces MQIGIIGLGNFGTAMGNLIANNGYPVLGWEYNSDVVAEINQKQTNSKFLPDVSLSKNLSATTEVKTVFDSSQMVFIAIPSIFIQPTLEPLREQISHETILVNLAKGIDRQTGLTAFQILSKLFPHCSRIMLSGPSVANEFSQGMPTLVTIAGQNSSHLLMVSQVLDNDHFRTRFSDDEIGVEMGGVLKNIYAIGLGLFDGKSIHSINFRASYITLALEEMARIGVGLGAKLETFLYISGMGDLLATSLSQHSHNRRMGELLASDFSLPEIQEKMGVLPEGYNTLKTTLYIAEKLHISLPLARGLWEVINGKCQVNTFINSFIKDFID; this is translated from the coding sequence ATGCAAATTGGTATCATTGGTTTGGGAAACTTTGGCACCGCCATGGGCAACTTAATTGCCAACAACGGCTATCCAGTTCTCGGCTGGGAATACAACAGCGACGTTGTAGCCGAAATCAACCAAAAGCAAACCAACAGCAAATTTCTTCCCGACGTTTCTCTCTCAAAAAACCTATCCGCCACCACAGAAGTCAAAACCGTTTTTGACAGCAGCCAAATGGTATTTATTGCCATCCCCTCCATATTTATTCAACCTACCCTAGAACCCCTCCGCGAACAAATCAGCCACGAAACCATTTTGGTAAACCTCGCCAAAGGCATCGACCGCCAAACCGGATTAACCGCCTTTCAAATTTTATCAAAACTCTTTCCCCACTGTTCCCGCATCATGCTTTCCGGTCCTTCCGTCGCCAACGAATTTTCCCAAGGGATGCCCACATTGGTTACGATTGCCGGACAAAATTCCAGCCATCTTTTAATGGTATCCCAAGTCCTAGATAACGACCATTTCCGTACCCGTTTTTCCGACGATGAAATCGGTGTAGAAATGGGAGGGGTGTTGAAAAATATCTACGCTATCGGTTTGGGATTGTTCGATGGCAAATCCATCCACAGTATTAATTTTCGTGCCTCTTATATTACCTTAGCCCTCGAAGAAATGGCGCGCATTGGAGTAGGATTGGGTGCCAAACTAGAAACCTTTTTGTATATTTCTGGTATGGGTGACTTGCTGGCTACGTCTTTAAGCCAACACAGTCACAACCGCCGTATGGGAGAACTGCTGGCTAGCGATTTTTCTCTGCCGGAAATTCAAGAAAAAATGGGTGTTTTGCCAGAAGGATACAATACCCTGAAAACCACTCTCTACATTGCAGAGAAACTGCATATTTCCCTTCCCCTAGCGCGCGGTTTGTGGGAAGTAATTAATGGCAAATGCCAGGTGAATACGTTTATTAATTCGTTTATTAAAGATTTTATCGATTAG